One Nitrospina watsonii DNA segment encodes these proteins:
- a CDS encoding MFS transporter: MFGFDREQQGILHLTWIAFFLTFLAWFNMAPFNTTLEHHVGLSADQIRILMVCNVALTIPARIVIGALVDQHGPKIVFVYLLLFAGAVSLYFAQCSRFSEFLVARLLMGIVGAGFVVGIKMIAEWFPPEKMGAAQGIYAGWGNFGAAAAAFSLPPLAMFFSPDMGWRIAAGFSGALCLIWAAVYHRHAKEVPERATQFPVTLEKTIEVTSYRDLVLQIFLFLPLYGALGVFVWKLSDPATPLLSSWEMTGLLTAVGVFCLFEIYRCVQVNLPRLRTGVPEERHYPFQQIVVLSFVYALTFGSELAVISMFPEYLETTFALSATAAGILGSAFAFFNLVTRPSGGWLADKIGRRRVLFVLVLGCLICYWFMGTITPEWSLTAAITLAVVCSMLAQAGNGACFAMVPLIRKDLTGKMAGMAGAYGNVGAVYFLTLLSFVSAAEFFKWISAYALFVLMSLMFLKSFNNLHHSFRK; encoded by the coding sequence ATGTTCGGATTCGACAGGGAGCAGCAGGGCATCCTGCATTTGACGTGGATCGCCTTTTTCCTGACGTTTCTGGCCTGGTTCAACATGGCGCCGTTCAACACCACGCTGGAGCACCATGTGGGGTTGAGCGCGGACCAGATCCGCATCCTCATGGTGTGCAACGTGGCGCTCACCATTCCCGCCCGCATCGTCATCGGCGCATTGGTGGACCAGCATGGACCGAAGATCGTGTTCGTGTACCTGTTGTTGTTCGCCGGAGCGGTGAGTCTGTACTTTGCGCAGTGTTCGCGATTCAGCGAGTTTCTCGTGGCGCGGCTGCTGATGGGCATTGTCGGCGCCGGGTTTGTCGTCGGCATCAAGATGATCGCCGAATGGTTCCCGCCGGAAAAAATGGGCGCGGCGCAAGGCATCTATGCCGGGTGGGGCAATTTCGGCGCCGCCGCGGCTGCGTTTTCGCTGCCGCCATTAGCCATGTTTTTTTCGCCGGATATGGGCTGGCGCATCGCTGCCGGGTTTTCCGGCGCGTTGTGCCTCATCTGGGCGGCTGTGTACCACCGCCATGCAAAGGAAGTTCCGGAACGGGCGACGCAGTTTCCGGTCACTCTCGAAAAGACCATCGAGGTCACCTCGTATCGCGACCTCGTGTTGCAGATTTTTTTGTTCCTGCCCCTGTACGGCGCGCTCGGCGTGTTCGTGTGGAAACTGTCCGATCCCGCCACGCCGCTGCTGTCGTCCTGGGAGATGACGGGGCTGCTGACGGCGGTGGGCGTGTTCTGCCTGTTTGAAATCTACCGTTGCGTGCAGGTCAACCTGCCGCGCCTGCGTACCGGCGTTCCCGAAGAACGGCATTACCCGTTCCAGCAGATCGTGGTGCTGAGTTTCGTCTATGCGCTCACCTTCGGTTCGGAGCTGGCGGTGATCTCCATGTTTCCGGAGTATCTCGAAACCACGTTTGCCCTGTCGGCGACGGCGGCGGGCATCCTGGGATCGGCGTTTGCGTTTTTCAACCTGGTGACGCGTCCCAGTGGCGGTTGGCTGGCGGACAAGATCGGCCGTCGCCGCGTTTTGTTTGTTCTGGTATTGGGGTGTTTGATCTGTTATTGGTTTATGGGCACGATCACGCCGGAATGGTCGCTGACCGCGGCCATCACGCTGGCTGTGGTGTGTTCCATGCTGGCGCAGGCGGGCAACGGCGCGTGCTTCGCCATGGTGCCTTTGATCCGCAAGGACCTCACCGGAAAGATGGCAGGCATGGCGGGGGCCTATGGCAACGTCGGCGCGGTGTACTTTCTCACCCTGCTGAGTTTCGTGAGCGCCGCCGAATTTTTCAAATGGATCAGCGCCTACGCCCTGTTCGTGCTGATGAGCCTCATGTTTTTGAAGTCATTCAACAACCTCCACCATTCGTTCAGAAAATAG